A portion of the Pleuronectes platessa chromosome 15, fPlePla1.1, whole genome shotgun sequence genome contains these proteins:
- the LOC128456659 gene encoding piggyBac transposable element-derived protein 4-like: MSFNPYVRLERLKQIFPSDTSFQPEEEARAKDREADGEPDGVPDGEKDRDDLEDDDEDKDSDYHPVSSSDEERETFNSKNWEIIWSSTAYDRAVSCCSSTVDTAVSGLSPGPTMQAKYGAGDIASTFSLFITPMVEDIILENTNREGRRKYGDEWREMYEVDLLAYIGLLILAGVYRSRGEAAASLWHPENSRALFRATMPLKQFHTYSRLLRFDDRETRPRRRASDKLAAIREVWDLWVSQLPCLYNPGPEVTVDEQLVPFRGRCPFRQYMPSKPAKYGIKSWVACDSKSSYAWNMQVYTGKPDQEHPERGLGLRVVLDVTEGLHDCNVRCDNYFTSYKLAQQLLERNLTLVATVRRNKPWLPRGLLTVRGREALSSKFAFTPSATLVSYFPKKNKNVLLMSTLHTKADVSDRPDRKPVIILDYNRSKGGVDNLDKVVGTYSCRRMTARWPLVIFHNMIDVSSYNAFVIWRELYPDWMQRKLNKRRFFLEELGKALVSSFMEQRERIPRTEASIAVVKAVKAAASPRPAGPIASMEHPPAAAAPPEAAASAAGEEAPLRDNKRKRKRCYNCPRRNDTKTGNICCRCDNYICKGCSHIYCSSCMS; this comes from the coding sequence ATGTCATTCAATCCGTACGTCAGGCTCGAACGATTGAAACAGATATTTCCCTCGGATACCTCCTTTCAGCCTGAAGAGGAGGCACGAGCGAAAGACCGAGAAGCAGACGGAGAACCAGATGGAGTACCAGACGGGGAAAAAGACAGAGACGACCTGGAGGACGATGACGAAGACAAAGACAGTGACTACCACCCAGTGTCATCCTCGGACGAAGAAAGAGAGACCTTCAACTCAAAAAACTGGGAAATAATCTGGTCTTCGACGGCGTACGACCGAGCGgtaagctgctgctcctccactgtTGATACGGCTGTGAGCGGGCTCTCTCCGGGCCCAACGATGCAAGCGAAGTATGGCGCCGGTGACATAGCCTCGACGTTCAGCCTGTTCATCACGCCAATGGTAGAGGACATCATCCTGGAGAATACGAACCGGGAGGGTCGTCGAAAATACGGTGATGAATGGAGAGAGATGTATGAGGTCGACCTGCTTGCCTACATAGGGCTGCTGATCTTAGCGGGCGTGTACAGGTCCCGAGGAGAGGCCGCCGCCAGTCTCTGGCACCCCGAAAACAGCAGGGCCTTATTTCGTGCCACCATGCCCCTAAAACAATTCCACACCTACTCCAGACTGCTGCGCTTCGACGACCGCGAGACGAGACCCAGGAGACGAGCCAGCGACAAATTAGCTGCCATAAGAGAAGTGTGGGACTTGTGGGTGTCGCAGTTACCCTGTCTCTACAACCCAGGgcccgaagtgaccgtggaTGAGCAACTGGTTCCGTTCAGAGGCCGGTGTCCTTTCCGTCAGTACATGCCAAGCAAGCCTGCGAAATATgggatcaagtcgtgggtggcCTGCGATTCAAAATCCAGCTACGCTTGGAACATGCAAGTATACACCGGAAAGCCGGACCAGGAACACCCAGAACGGGGCTTGGGGTTGCGGGTAGTGCTCGATGTAACGGAGGGACTACACGACTGTAACGTCAGGTGCGACAATTATTTCACCTCCTACAAACTcgcccagcagctgctggagagaaATCTCACCCTGGTAGCCACAGTACGGAGGAACAAGCCCTGGCTCCCACGCGGGCTGCTCACAGTCAGGGGAAGGGAGGCCTTATCCTCCAAGTTTGCATTCACGCCCAGTGCCACTCTTGTCTCTTACTTCccgaagaaaaacaagaacgtGTTGCTCATGAGCACGCTGCACACCAAGGCCGACGTCAGCGACCGCCCGGACAGGAAGCCGGTCATCATTCTAGACTACAACCGCAGCAAAGGTggcgtggacaacctggacaaggtggTCGGAacatacagctgcaggaggatgaccgCACGCTGGCCGTTGGTGATATTTCACAACATGATCGACGTCTCCTCCTACAACGCATTCGTCATATGGAGAGAGCTATACCCAGACTGGATGCAGAGAAAGCTGAACAAGCGGAGATttttcctggaggagctgggaaaggctctcgtttcttccttcatggaaCAGAGAGAGCGTATCCCCCGCACTGAAGCGTCCATTGCGGTTGTGAAGGCTGTGAAAGCCGCCGCCTCACCAAGACCTGCAGGTCCCATAGCATCCATGGAGcatcccccagcagcagcagcacccccagaagcagcagcatcagcagccggAGAAGAAGCCCCGCTCAGGgacaacaagaggaagaggaagagatgctACAATTGCCCCAGGAGAAATGACACTAAAACGGGCAACATCTGCTGCCGGTGTGACAACTACATATGCAAGGGATGCTCACATATCTATTGCTCCTCCTGTATGTCATAA